From Deltaproteobacteria bacterium, one genomic window encodes:
- a CDS encoding 1,4-dihydroxy-2-naphthoate polyprenyltransferase, translating to MAQDTRPEPPGAVSVWILAARPKTLWASISPVVIGTAMAFGDGGFHAPAALVALACSVLIQIATNFANDLFDFEKGADTEARQGPLRVTQAGLVTPGMMKRGILVVLTLTLLGGLYLIWRGGWPAALIGVFSVTCGMLYTGGPRPLGYLGLGDLFVLVFFGPVAVAGTYYVQALTVNDTVIVAGLAPGLLSVAILAVNNLRDADEDRRTGKRTLAVRFGPGFARVEYIVAVVVACLLPLLLYLATGQHPHSVAAAGVVVVALPAFRRLFAVEGPLLNPVLAYTARLLLLYSAVFSIGWNL from the coding sequence GTGGCACAGGACACGCGCCCCGAGCCGCCAGGCGCCGTCTCGGTCTGGATACTGGCGGCCAGACCCAAGACCCTCTGGGCCTCCATCTCCCCGGTGGTCATCGGCACCGCCATGGCCTTCGGCGACGGCGGCTTTCACGCGCCCGCCGCCCTGGTGGCGCTGGCGTGCTCCGTATTGATCCAGATCGCCACCAACTTCGCCAACGATCTCTTCGACTTCGAGAAGGGCGCCGACACCGAGGCCCGGCAGGGCCCGCTGCGCGTGACCCAGGCGGGCCTCGTGACCCCCGGCATGATGAAGCGCGGCATCCTCGTGGTGCTAACGCTGACGTTGCTCGGAGGCCTCTACCTCATATGGCGCGGCGGATGGCCCGCGGCCCTCATCGGCGTCTTCTCGGTGACGTGCGGCATGCTCTACACCGGCGGACCCCGCCCCCTGGGCTACCTGGGCCTGGGCGACCTCTTCGTGCTGGTGTTCTTCGGTCCGGTGGCGGTGGCCGGGACCTACTACGTCCAGGCCTTGACCGTCAACGACACGGTCATTGTCGCCGGCCTGGCTCCCGGGCTCCTGTCCGTCGCCATTCTCGCCGTCAACAACCTCCGCGACGCGGACGAAGACCGCCGGACCGGCAAGCGCACGCTGGCGGTGCGCTTCGGCCCGGGCTTCGCGCGCGTTGAATACATCGTTGCCGTTGTCGTGGCCTGCCTGCTGCCGCTGCTGCTCTACCTCGCCACGGGCCAACACCCCCATTCGGTCGCCGCCGCCGGCGTAGTCGTGGTGGCGCTGCCGGCCTTTCGCCGCCTCTTCGCGGTCGAAGGCCCGCTGCTGAACCCCGTTCTCGCCTACACGGCCCGGCTGCTCCTGCTGTACAGTGCCGTGTTCTCCATCGGCTGGAACCTGTGA
- a CDS encoding ABC transporter permease: MTIGRANLAEACSGLLAAKQRTALALIGIAIGVASVSSMISVGNIVRAEAVRQFQQLGTDIVNVRLRSRDRRRGRVSVKLSDAEGIVTLPAIREAAPYTIASQRVVLGGATTQLSRVVGATDALVDLIRLEVAAGRFVSRLDGAQHFCTVGDDIAQALRRAGGDDVVGATVRIGETVFTIVGALRRAALGQRPFNANKAVFIPIETAARVTHNETLRDVLARMSPGTHYREATRQIRAYFSSRTPQARVQVRSAEELIEQMHGQMRLYTMLLGAIGGIALLVGGIGVMNVMLVAVAERKTEIGIRRALGARRRDIQAQFLAEAMILSLLGGVVGVTLGVAATYGICQFTGWAFTVSANGTLLGTVVAGCAGVFFGFYPARQAAKLHPVGALQGG; this comes from the coding sequence GTGACCATCGGACGAGCCAACCTGGCGGAAGCATGCTCGGGGCTGCTGGCCGCGAAGCAACGCACCGCTCTCGCACTCATCGGCATCGCCATCGGCGTGGCCTCGGTGAGCAGCATGATCTCCGTCGGCAATATCGTACGGGCCGAAGCGGTCCGGCAGTTTCAGCAGCTCGGCACCGACATCGTGAACGTCAGGCTGCGCTCACGCGACCGCCGCCGGGGACGGGTGTCGGTCAAGCTCTCGGACGCCGAAGGGATCGTCACGTTGCCGGCCATCCGGGAAGCCGCTCCCTACACCATCGCATCGCAACGAGTCGTGCTCGGCGGGGCGACGACACAACTCTCGCGAGTCGTCGGAGCCACGGATGCACTCGTGGATCTCATCCGGCTGGAGGTTGCAGCGGGTCGTTTCGTCTCAAGGCTCGACGGCGCACAGCACTTCTGCACCGTCGGAGACGACATCGCCCAGGCGCTTCGACGTGCCGGCGGGGACGACGTCGTCGGCGCGACCGTGCGCATCGGGGAGACGGTCTTTACCATCGTCGGCGCACTGCGCCGGGCCGCGCTGGGACAGCGCCCCTTCAACGCAAACAAGGCGGTCTTCATTCCCATCGAGACGGCCGCCCGCGTCACCCACAACGAAACGCTACGCGACGTCCTGGCGCGGATGAGTCCCGGCACGCACTACCGGGAGGCGACAAGACAGATCCGTGCCTATTTCAGCAGCCGCACCCCCCAGGCCAGGGTACAGGTGCGCAGCGCCGAGGAACTGATCGAGCAGATGCACGGTCAGATGCGACTCTACACCATGCTGCTCGGGGCCATCGGCGGGATCGCGCTCCTCGTCGGCGGCATCGGGGTCATGAACGTCATGCTCGTCGCGGTGGCCGAGCGCAAAACGGAGATCGGCATTCGGCGAGCTCTGGGAGCAAGGCGCCGGGACATCCAGGCACAATTCCTGGCCGAGGCGATGATCCTGTCCTTGCTGGGAGGTGTGGTCGGCGTCACTCTCGGTGTCGCCGCGACGTACGGCATCTGCCAGTTCACCGGTTGGGCCTTTACGGTTTCCGCGAACGGTACCCTGCTCGGCACCGTCGTCGCGGGTTGCGCCGGCGTATTCTTCGGCTTCTATCCTGCGCGTCAGGCCGCGAAGCTTCATCCCGTGGGCGCGTTGCAAGGGGGATAG
- the menE gene encoding o-succinylbenzoate--CoA ligase, with the protein MTEIRCPLEEAAERHGGRPAVVSGARIVSYAEFHERVAGVTAALRQAGCKPGERIAVLAPNSPDYLVWLLAVLRLGAVCCPMNTRLPHRTVTDLLRRVGCRWLVAQEQEGLADLAVDVKVLEGGKLADAGAPSGGEAQGCAMPLDRPATIVFTSGSTGTPKAVLHCYGNHYYNALGSNTNLPLEPGDRWLLDLPLYHVGGLGILFRSLLAGSTVVMPDRGETLDPVLSRYEVTHLSVVVTQLHRLLQQPDSVRYPALRYIILGGSPVPLKLLERAAARGLPVFASYGCTEMASQVATTGPGSTTAQRLTSGKLLPHRRLRIGEEGEIQLAGETLFMGYVEGGKLRRPLTDDGWFATGDLGRLDEDGYLTVIGRRDNRFFSGGETIHPEEIERVLTDHDGVQQAVVVPIPDEEFGQRCVAFVQPRAACPDGEALAAWLRQTLPRYKVPDAFYEWPATEANAFKVDRPRFRRLAERLPVRFRGRGEVT; encoded by the coding sequence ATGACTGAGATTCGCTGTCCCCTCGAAGAAGCGGCCGAGCGCCACGGCGGCCGGCCCGCGGTGGTCAGCGGCGCGCGGATCGTCTCCTATGCGGAGTTTCACGAGCGCGTGGCCGGGGTAACCGCCGCGCTCCGGCAGGCGGGATGCAAGCCCGGCGAGCGCATCGCCGTTCTCGCCCCCAACAGCCCGGACTATCTCGTGTGGTTGCTGGCGGTCCTGCGCCTGGGGGCGGTGTGCTGTCCCATGAACACGCGGCTCCCGCACCGCACGGTGACGGACTTGTTGCGCCGCGTGGGCTGCCGCTGGTTGGTGGCGCAGGAGCAGGAGGGGCTCGCTGACTTGGCGGTTGACGTGAAAGTCCTGGAGGGCGGTAAGCTGGCCGACGCCGGAGCGCCTTCGGGCGGGGAGGCCCAGGGTTGCGCCATGCCCCTCGACCGTCCGGCGACCATCGTCTTCACCTCCGGCAGCACCGGCACCCCCAAGGCCGTGCTCCACTGCTACGGCAACCACTACTACAACGCCCTCGGCTCCAACACGAACCTTCCGCTGGAGCCCGGCGACCGCTGGCTGCTGGACCTGCCGCTGTACCACGTGGGCGGGCTCGGCATCCTGTTCCGGTCCCTGCTGGCGGGCTCCACGGTGGTGATGCCCGACCGGGGGGAGACCCTGGACCCAGTGTTGAGCCGCTACGAAGTCACGCACCTGTCGGTGGTGGTGACACAACTGCACCGGCTGTTGCAGCAGCCGGATTCCGTGCGCTACCCTGCGCTGCGCTACATCATCCTGGGGGGCAGCCCGGTGCCGCTGAAGCTTTTGGAGCGCGCCGCCGCCCGCGGGCTGCCGGTGTTCGCGAGCTACGGCTGCACGGAGATGGCGTCGCAGGTAGCCACCACCGGGCCGGGTTCCACCACGGCACAGCGGCTGACGTCGGGGAAGCTGCTGCCGCACCGCAGGCTGCGCATCGGCGAAGAGGGGGAGATCCAGTTGGCCGGAGAGACCCTGTTCATGGGCTATGTGGAGGGCGGCAAGCTGCGGCGGCCGCTGACCGACGACGGCTGGTTCGCCACCGGCGACCTCGGCAGGTTGGACGAGGACGGGTACCTGACGGTCATCGGGCGGCGCGACAACCGGTTCTTCTCTGGCGGCGAGACCATTCATCCCGAGGAGATAGAGCGCGTCCTGACGGACCACGATGGCGTCCAGCAGGCGGTGGTGGTGCCCATCCCGGACGAGGAGTTCGGCCAGCGCTGCGTAGCATTCGTGCAGCCGCGCGCGGCCTGCCCCGACGGCGAGGCGCTGGCGGCGTGGCTGCGCCAGACCCTGCCGCGCTACAAGGTGCCGGACGCGTTCTACGAGTGGCCCGCCACCGAGGCCAATGCGTTCAAGGTGGACCGGCCGCGTTTCCGCCGTCTGGCGGAGAGGCTACCCGTGCGGTTTCGAGGGCGGGGAGAAGTCACATGA
- the menH gene encoding 2-succinyl-6-hydroxy-2,4-cyclohexadiene-1-carboxylate synthase gives MAEPYRLHYECRDGEGGDRAPALLFLHGFMGSGRDWMETVAALPENRCIVVDLPGHGLSADCPVDFYPMARVALALLAVLDELGVGQCIPVGYSMGGRLALYLALAHPDRCCALVVESGSPGLDAAEERDNRRKWDEAKASELERQGLDAFLEDWYRQPLFHSIGRNQARFAALMERRRRNQETGLARSLRFMGTGSQPSLWSQVAGMGFPWLAVAGELDPRYRNTLRDMVSLSEKGKLVTIPDAGHNTHFENPEAFSRALREFLHPTTPGFPLPRE, from the coding sequence TTGGCGGAACCGTATCGACTCCACTACGAGTGTCGGGATGGCGAAGGCGGTGATCGAGCACCCGCGCTGCTCTTTCTTCACGGCTTCATGGGCTCGGGGCGGGACTGGATGGAGACGGTGGCGGCGTTGCCGGAGAACCGCTGCATCGTCGTGGATCTCCCGGGCCACGGGTTGAGCGCCGATTGCCCCGTCGACTTCTACCCCATGGCGCGGGTGGCGCTCGCATTGTTGGCGGTGCTGGACGAGTTGGGGGTCGGGCAGTGCATCCCGGTGGGGTATTCCATGGGCGGGCGGCTCGCTCTCTACCTGGCGTTGGCCCACCCGGATCGGTGTTGCGCCCTGGTGGTGGAATCGGGCTCCCCCGGACTGGACGCCGCGGAAGAGCGCGACAACCGGCGGAAGTGGGACGAGGCCAAGGCGTCGGAGTTGGAACGGCAAGGTCTGGACGCGTTTCTGGAGGACTGGTACCGGCAGCCGCTGTTTCATTCCATCGGCCGGAACCAAGCCCGCTTCGCGGCGCTGATGGAACGGAGGCGGCGCAACCAAGAGACCGGCCTCGCCCGCTCCCTGCGCTTTATGGGGACCGGCTCCCAGCCTTCTCTATGGTCCCAGGTCGCCGGCATGGGGTTCCCATGGCTGGCCGTGGCCGGCGAGTTGGACCCGCGCTACAGAAATACCCTGAGGGATATGGTAAGTCTCTCGGAAAAGGGCAAGCTCGTGACCATCCCGGACGCGGGCCACAACACGCATTTCGAGAACCCCGAGGCGTTCTCCCGCGCCCTGCGGGAGTTTCTTCACCCCACCACCCCTGGATTCCCGCTTCCGCGGGAATGA
- the cynS gene encoding cyanase has protein sequence TVPVDPLIYRFHEITQVYGTSMKAVIHEMFGDGIMSAIDFEIDVQKKEDPKGDRVVVTYSGKFLPYRKW, from the coding sequence ACGGTTCCGGTAGACCCGCTGATCTACCGGTTCCACGAGATCACCCAGGTCTACGGCACCTCGATGAAGGCCGTCATCCACGAGATGTTCGGCGACGGTATCATGAGCGCCATCGACTTCGAGATCGACGTCCAGAAGAAGGAAGATCCCAAGGGAGACCGCGTGGTCGTCACCTACAGCGGAAAGTTCCTGCCCTATCGCAAGTGGTGA
- the menC gene encoding o-succinylbenzoate synthase, translating into MHEYPEYQPGTTDNLDIVTISSCRIFRYRLPLVEPLPLAGAVIHEREGLLVRLESDSGAWGWGDAAPLPGFSREGIDEAVAEAVAWAGRLRGARFEPRGDGLPSWPEWESAAVSPSVRFGLETGLWSLARRMEDGAQAELACFEGSVPVNGLLAGSRDQVLTDAGRLRDGGCRAVKLKVGSRPVAEDVELTRAVREVLGDGVGLRLDANRMWSLEQAVAFGREMGGAGVEYLEEPLREPARLRELFDATGIPVALDESLLELRPEDLEGRPEVGAVVLKPTLLGGLARAREWAARASALNIRPVVSSCFESGVGLLALAEFAWDSTGDSVPAGLDTYRWLGADVVEPRLPFRPDAIEWSDATARTHRIDASRLTEIRHD; encoded by the coding sequence GTGCATGAATACCCGGAATATCAGCCCGGAACCACGGACAATCTGGACATCGTGACCATCTCAAGCTGCCGGATCTTTCGCTATCGCCTGCCGCTGGTGGAGCCGTTGCCGCTGGCCGGCGCGGTGATTCACGAGCGTGAGGGGTTGCTGGTCCGCCTGGAATCGGACTCGGGCGCATGGGGTTGGGGTGATGCGGCGCCCTTGCCGGGGTTCAGCCGCGAGGGCATTGATGAAGCCGTGGCGGAGGCCGTGGCTTGGGCGGGGCGTCTTCGAGGCGCGCGCTTCGAGCCGCGTGGTGACGGCCTCCCATCGTGGCCGGAGTGGGAATCGGCGGCAGTGTCGCCGTCGGTGCGTTTCGGGCTGGAGACGGGGCTGTGGAGCTTGGCGCGACGGATGGAGGACGGGGCGCAGGCCGAGCTGGCGTGCTTCGAGGGTTCCGTTCCCGTCAACGGGCTGCTGGCGGGCTCACGCGACCAAGTGCTCACGGATGCGGGGCGGCTCCGGGACGGGGGTTGCCGGGCGGTGAAGCTCAAGGTAGGAAGCCGCCCGGTGGCGGAGGACGTGGAACTGACCCGGGCCGTCCGTGAGGTCCTCGGAGACGGCGTGGGTCTCCGGCTGGACGCCAACCGGATGTGGAGTTTGGAGCAGGCGGTGGCGTTCGGACGCGAGATGGGCGGCGCCGGCGTCGAGTACCTGGAGGAACCATTGCGCGAGCCGGCGCGGCTGCGAGAACTGTTCGATGCCACCGGCATCCCGGTTGCGTTGGACGAGAGCCTGCTGGAGCTTCGGCCGGAGGATCTCGAAGGGCGCCCCGAGGTGGGCGCGGTGGTGCTCAAGCCGACGCTGCTGGGCGGGCTCGCAAGGGCGCGGGAATGGGCGGCCAGGGCATCGGCGCTGAACATCCGTCCGGTGGTGAGCAGTTGCTTCGAGAGCGGCGTCGGACTGCTGGCGCTGGCGGAGTTCGCCTGGGATTCCACCGGCGACTCGGTGCCGGCGGGTCTCGACACCTATCGCTGGCTGGGCGCGGACGTGGTCGAGCCGCGCCTGCCGTTTCGGCCCGACGCCATTGAGTGGAGCGACGCCACCGCCCGAACGCACCGCATCGATGCATCGAGACTCACCGAGATACGGCATGACTGA
- the menD gene encoding 2-succinyl-5-enolpyruvyl-6-hydroxy-3-cyclohexene-1-carboxylic-acid synthase has product MIQAANVNHLWATLLVEELIRNGIGTFCIAPGSRSTPLVVAVARNPRARAVVHYDERGAAFHALGYGRATGMPAVVVTTSGSALANAWPAVVEASLERVPLLVLSGDRPPELQDAGANQTMDQVKFFGGYAEWSATLPCPSTDVDPAVVLTTVDQAVSRCRGPAGGAVHINCMFREPLAPTEQGEDFGVYLEPLRAWHEGGHAYTRYESVPSRRASELPAEFAGLVARRPRGLLVAGGLASAAERAAVADLAEALGWPFLPDVTSGLRLDGRTATLVPYHEVLLGSAEFMRDHPVEAVIHLGGRWTSRRLPDHLEVAPPKDYVVVNEQPDRADPVHRATLRFQLPVAEFCEALSALVGNTGTAVDAASGAAREAGGAPDAGWLASWRRASDHVGGRIDALLTRDRTLSEPKVARLVSRHIGGGEGLYLASSMPVRDMDTFGCPRPVAVVVAANRGASGVDGTIATATGFARGLDKGVTLVIGDQAFLHDLNSLRLCRSLDHPFVIVVLNNDGGGIFSFLSIARFPDVFEPYFGASHGMTFEHAAALFGLEYAVPSTADEFVDAYAQARGRGGATIIEVRTARGDNVDLHARLRREAVAGLTSPLSRT; this is encoded by the coding sequence ATGATCCAGGCTGCCAACGTCAACCACCTTTGGGCGACGCTGCTCGTGGAGGAGTTGATCCGCAACGGGATCGGCACCTTCTGCATCGCTCCCGGCTCCCGCAGCACGCCGCTGGTGGTGGCGGTGGCGCGCAACCCCCGCGCTCGGGCCGTCGTGCACTACGACGAGCGCGGCGCGGCCTTCCATGCCTTGGGGTACGGACGCGCCACCGGGATGCCGGCCGTCGTGGTCACCACCTCGGGCAGCGCCTTGGCCAACGCGTGGCCGGCGGTGGTGGAGGCCTCGCTGGAGCGGGTGCCGTTGCTGGTGCTGAGCGGCGACCGTCCGCCGGAGCTTCAGGACGCCGGCGCCAACCAGACCATGGACCAGGTCAAGTTCTTCGGCGGCTACGCCGAGTGGTCCGCGACTCTCCCGTGCCCTTCCACCGATGTCGACCCCGCGGTGGTGCTCACCACCGTGGACCAGGCGGTGAGCCGCTGCCGCGGCCCAGCGGGCGGCGCGGTGCACATCAACTGCATGTTCCGCGAGCCCCTGGCACCGACGGAGCAGGGCGAGGACTTTGGAGTGTATCTGGAACCGCTGCGCGCGTGGCACGAGGGCGGCCATGCCTATACCCGCTACGAGAGCGTTCCGTCCCGCCGCGCATCGGAGTTGCCGGCGGAGTTCGCGGGCTTGGTCGCACGCCGTCCCCGTGGCCTCCTGGTAGCCGGTGGGTTGGCGAGCGCGGCGGAACGTGCGGCGGTGGCGGACCTTGCCGAGGCGCTGGGCTGGCCCTTCCTTCCCGACGTGACCTCGGGGCTGCGCCTGGACGGCAGGACCGCGACGCTGGTGCCCTATCACGAGGTCTTGCTCGGCTCGGCGGAGTTCATGCGGGATCATCCCGTCGAGGCCGTGATCCACCTCGGGGGACGATGGACTTCCAGACGGCTGCCGGACCACCTGGAGGTGGCGCCGCCCAAGGACTACGTGGTGGTGAACGAGCAGCCGGACCGCGCGGACCCGGTTCACCGGGCGACACTTCGGTTCCAGCTCCCGGTGGCGGAGTTCTGCGAAGCCTTGAGCGCGCTGGTGGGGAATACCGGAACGGCGGTTGATGCCGCGAGTGGCGCGGCCAGGGAAGCCGGCGGCGCCCCGGACGCCGGCTGGCTCGCGAGCTGGCGGCGGGCGTCGGATCATGTCGGCGGGCGCATTGATGCACTGTTGACCCGGGACCGGACCCTGAGCGAGCCCAAGGTCGCGCGGCTCGTCTCGCGCCACATCGGCGGCGGCGAGGGCTTGTATCTCGCGTCCAGCATGCCCGTCCGTGACATGGACACCTTCGGCTGCCCGCGGCCGGTCGCGGTGGTGGTGGCCGCCAACCGCGGCGCCAGCGGCGTGGACGGTACCATCGCCACGGCCACGGGATTCGCGCGGGGTCTCGACAAGGGCGTCACTCTCGTAATCGGCGACCAGGCATTCCTGCACGACCTGAACTCCCTCCGGCTGTGCCGCTCCCTCGACCATCCGTTCGTCATCGTCGTGTTGAACAACGACGGCGGCGGGATCTTCTCGTTTCTTTCCATCGCCCGTTTCCCGGATGTCTTCGAGCCCTACTTCGGCGCTTCCCACGGCATGACCTTCGAGCATGCCGCGGCGTTGTTCGGTCTCGAATACGCCGTGCCGTCCACGGCGGACGAGTTCGTGGACGCCTACGCGCAAGCCCGGGGCCGAGGTGGAGCAACGATCATCGAGGTGCGGACCGCGCGCGGGGACAACGTCGACCTGCACGCGAGGCTGCGTAGGGAGGCGGTCGCGGGCCTCACTTCACCGTTATCCCGGACTTGA
- the menB gene encoding 1,4-dihydroxy-2-naphthoyl-CoA synthase has product MAMIEWTEAGQFTDIKYHKTDGIAKITINRPEVRNAFRPLTVEEMIRALDEARNDPTIGVVILTGEGKEAFCSGGDQKVRGDSGYKDGAGVHRLNVLDFQRQMRSCPMPIIAMVAGYAVGGGHVLHVMCDLTVAADNAIFGQTGPRVGSFDGGYGATYLARIVGQKKAREIWYLCRQYNAQEALDMGLVNTVVPYERLEEETVQWCREILAKSPIAIRCLKAAFNADTDGQAGLQELAGNATMLFYMTEEGQEGRNAFVEKRQPDFSKFPKRP; this is encoded by the coding sequence ATAGCCATGATCGAATGGACCGAGGCGGGGCAATTCACCGACATCAAGTACCACAAGACCGACGGCATCGCGAAGATCACCATCAACCGTCCGGAGGTGCGCAACGCCTTCCGGCCGCTGACGGTGGAGGAGATGATCCGGGCGCTGGATGAGGCGCGCAACGACCCGACCATCGGCGTGGTGATTCTCACCGGCGAGGGCAAGGAAGCGTTCTGCTCCGGCGGCGACCAGAAGGTGCGCGGCGATTCCGGGTACAAGGACGGGGCCGGCGTGCACCGGCTGAACGTGCTGGATTTCCAGCGCCAGATGCGCAGTTGCCCCATGCCCATCATCGCCATGGTGGCGGGTTACGCCGTGGGCGGGGGCCACGTGCTGCACGTCATGTGCGACCTCACCGTCGCCGCGGACAATGCCATCTTCGGGCAGACCGGTCCGCGCGTGGGTTCCTTCGACGGCGGTTACGGCGCCACCTATTTGGCGCGCATCGTGGGCCAGAAGAAGGCGCGCGAGATCTGGTACCTGTGCCGGCAGTACAACGCCCAGGAGGCCCTGGACATGGGGCTGGTGAACACGGTGGTGCCCTACGAGCGGCTGGAGGAGGAGACGGTCCAGTGGTGCCGCGAGATCCTCGCCAAGTCGCCCATCGCCATCCGCTGCCTCAAGGCCGCGTTCAACGCCGACACCGACGGACAAGCCGGCTTGCAGGAGCTGGCGGGCAACGCCACCATGCTGTTCTACATGACCGAAGAGGGACAGGAGGGGCGCAACGCGTTCGTGGAGAAACGCCAGCCCGACTTCTCCAAGTTTCCCAAGCGTCCCTGA
- a CDS encoding isochorismate synthase, whose protein sequence is MDRRDCGLLEELRERVARECVRGGPTGIARVETVIPCTDPLAWLRAQDATAARLYWADRDGAHEVAGVGAADLAAHAGTDGIDLLFGQVRRRLEGVAPGARYFGGLRFSGRTPADAAWREFGGCGFVLPRFELSRRESDSVLACQWLRSEVTADALMAELGALVFAASENRCIHPTATGRRDLPGRAAWDAAVTETLELVSKGDLDKVVLARKSTFGFADGLDPLACLQALMPETERCYRFCFVPGAGRGFLGASPERLYRREGRRILCDALAGTRTRGDRASLDRRLEQDLMGSDKERREQDYVVRGIRESLAPLCSALNAGADPSVMKLRNWQHLMSRFEGVLRDGVGDADLLMALHPTPAVGGYPTGRALREIEKREPFDRGWYAGPVGWVGHDGAEFAVAIRSALVEGSTLSVFAGAGIVAGSVPEDEWAELDYKIRHFTQALNLPR, encoded by the coding sequence ATGGATCGAAGAGATTGCGGTCTACTGGAGGAACTGCGGGAGCGGGTCGCCCGGGAGTGCGTCCGGGGGGGACCGACCGGTATTGCCCGCGTGGAGACCGTGATCCCGTGCACCGACCCGTTGGCGTGGCTGCGGGCTCAGGATGCCACCGCCGCCAGGCTGTACTGGGCCGACCGGGACGGCGCCCATGAAGTGGCCGGGGTCGGTGCCGCCGACCTGGCGGCGCACGCCGGCACCGACGGCATCGACCTCCTGTTCGGGCAGGTGCGCCGGCGCCTCGAAGGCGTGGCGCCCGGTGCAAGATACTTCGGCGGTCTTCGTTTCTCCGGGAGGACTCCCGCGGATGCGGCGTGGCGGGAGTTCGGCGGCTGCGGTTTCGTGTTGCCGCGTTTCGAGTTGAGCCGCCGGGAGTCGGACAGCGTGCTCGCGTGCCAGTGGCTGCGTTCGGAGGTCACGGCCGATGCGCTGATGGCGGAGCTCGGCGCGCTGGTCTTCGCGGCTTCGGAGAACCGCTGCATCCACCCCACGGCCACCGGACGCCGGGATCTGCCCGGTCGAGCGGCGTGGGATGCCGCAGTGACCGAGACTCTCGAACTCGTTTCCAAGGGCGATCTGGACAAGGTCGTCCTGGCCCGGAAATCCACCTTCGGCTTCGCGGATGGCCTGGATCCTCTGGCCTGCCTCCAGGCGTTGATGCCGGAGACGGAGCGTTGCTACCGGTTCTGCTTCGTGCCCGGGGCCGGGCGGGGGTTTCTCGGGGCGTCTCCGGAGCGGCTGTACCGCCGCGAGGGGAGACGCATCCTGTGCGATGCTCTCGCGGGCACGCGTACGCGCGGTGATCGCGCGTCGCTGGACCGGCGACTGGAACAGGATCTCATGGGCAGTGACAAGGAGCGGCGGGAGCAGGACTACGTGGTCCGGGGCATCCGCGAGAGCCTGGCGCCGTTGTGCAGCGCGTTGAACGCCGGGGCCGATCCGTCCGTGATGAAGCTGCGCAACTGGCAACATCTCATGAGCCGCTTCGAAGGCGTGTTGCGCGACGGCGTGGGCGATGCGGATCTGCTCATGGCGCTGCACCCCACCCCGGCGGTGGGCGGCTACCCCACCGGCCGGGCGCTCCGGGAAATCGAAAAAAGGGAACCCTTCGATCGCGGCTGGTACGCGGGTCCGGTGGGCTGGGTGGGACACGACGGCGCCGAGTTCGCCGTGGCGATCCGGTCCGCGCTCGTGGAGGGTTCCACGCTGTCGGTGTTCGCCGGGGCCGGGATCGTCGCCGGGTCGGTGCCCGAAGACGAGTGGGCAGAGCTGGACTACAAGATCCGCCACTTCACCCAGGCGTTGAACCTTCCCCGATGA